In Gracilimonas sp., a single window of DNA contains:
- a CDS encoding response regulator, with amino-acid sequence MDKNQKKTVMIVEDDLILNLLYESYLEKLGYDAEGELVYGKTAIEVAQKINPDLILMDISLEGEIDGITAMNEIRKFSDVPVIYITGNSDPHHVQRAKETGYLDYLVKPIEFNDLKESIERNFKKINK; translated from the coding sequence ATGGATAAAAACCAGAAAAAAACGGTAATGATCGTCGAGGACGATTTAATACTGAATCTTCTGTACGAGAGTTACTTAGAAAAATTGGGATATGACGCTGAAGGGGAACTTGTTTATGGTAAAACAGCCATAGAGGTCGCTCAAAAAATCAATCCCGATCTTATTCTAATGGACATCTCTTTGGAAGGTGAAATTGATGGGATCACTGCCATGAACGAGATTCGAAAATTCTCAGATGTACCAGTGATCTATATTACAGGAAATTCTGATCCTCATCACGTACAACGAGCTAAAGAAACAGGTTATCTCGACTATCTGGTCAAACCCATTGAATTTAATGACCTTAAAGAATCTATAGAACGAAATTTTAAGAAAATTAATAAGTAG
- a CDS encoding HAMP domain-containing sensor histidine kinase, producing MKVLRNRAFRWVLLMSGLVAIIALAGMNVLSLYDLRDRMVEGEEERRIDQMDEINDTIRNQIIDPLRGLGKIELEPIESSIQQTGQFPDNMQEILIKASQSPFFTGIYFTPENTNPCDENTSIYVYNPEQNQINPTDDYPGLVCDGVGLARTKTRIQLNDFNYRWNNNFEFDTHRSLNLGLINIAEHRMIGVLTLTLNENYIINEVIPPYLTSYFGSSSDETGIVVWVRDWVTDEILASNDPSVPFNQDLVDHRMRFSGSGFFDNWFLNIAFLDSPVASAYNSTLVKNLVVLGVAMLFLMGALIFMFATAQRERHLAQRQANFLANVTHELKTPLAVMQAAGENISDGRVTDPKRLKQYGEHIYNESIRLRGMIEKLLDVARVDSGKDMVKAAPYRLHDLLSNYLSENREYIEKKGFEVKFKSHDETALTMIDIDNFETIVNNLTENAIKYSTDEKCIEYQISSNSDDVFFSITDHGIGIPKRDQKNIFNKFYRVEDSDSKSTKVKGHGLGLSIVKNMVEMNGGNIIIKSSPGKGTTFIVRFPKLMREEVSAEQVQSTATDSSSPEKINEQTKYVG from the coding sequence ATGAAAGTATTAAGGAACAGAGCTTTTCGTTGGGTATTGTTGATGAGCGGGCTTGTGGCTATAATTGCACTCGCCGGAATGAATGTGCTCTCATTATATGATCTGCGCGATCGAATGGTGGAAGGAGAGGAAGAACGTCGAATTGATCAGATGGATGAGATAAATGATACCATTCGGAATCAAATTATTGACCCATTAAGAGGTTTAGGTAAAATTGAACTTGAACCTATTGAATCATCGATTCAGCAAACAGGCCAGTTTCCTGATAATATGCAGGAAATACTTATAAAAGCTTCCCAAAGCCCTTTCTTTACCGGTATTTACTTTACTCCGGAAAATACTAACCCCTGCGATGAGAATACTTCGATATATGTATATAATCCCGAACAAAATCAAATCAACCCCACGGATGATTACCCCGGATTAGTTTGTGACGGCGTCGGATTAGCTCGTACCAAAACCAGGATTCAGCTCAATGACTTTAATTACCGCTGGAATAATAATTTTGAATTTGACACACATCGCAGCTTAAACCTGGGTCTTATCAATATCGCCGAACACAGAATGATTGGTGTCCTTACGCTTACCTTAAATGAAAATTATATTATTAACGAGGTTATTCCTCCTTATTTAACCAGTTATTTTGGAAGCAGCAGTGATGAAACTGGAATTGTTGTATGGGTGCGTGATTGGGTAACTGATGAAATTCTTGCAAGCAATGACCCTTCAGTTCCCTTCAACCAAGATTTAGTAGACCACAGAATGAGGTTTTCCGGATCGGGATTCTTTGATAATTGGTTCTTAAATATTGCTTTCCTCGATTCTCCTGTTGCAAGTGCTTATAACTCTACACTGGTTAAAAACCTGGTGGTTTTAGGAGTAGCCATGTTGTTCCTGATGGGGGCCCTGATATTCATGTTTGCAACGGCACAGCGGGAACGACACCTTGCCCAAAGACAAGCCAACTTTTTGGCAAATGTAACTCATGAGTTGAAAACCCCACTTGCTGTTATGCAGGCGGCCGGAGAAAATATATCTGACGGAAGGGTAACCGATCCCAAACGTCTTAAACAGTATGGAGAACACATTTATAATGAATCCATCCGGTTGCGCGGCATGATTGAAAAGTTACTGGATGTAGCCCGAGTTGATTCCGGGAAAGACATGGTTAAAGCTGCCCCCTATCGCCTTCATGATCTTTTAAGTAATTACTTGTCAGAAAACAGAGAATACATCGAGAAGAAAGGATTTGAAGTAAAATTCAAATCACATGATGAAACCGCACTCACAATGATTGACATTGATAATTTTGAAACAATTGTGAACAATCTTACTGAAAATGCTATAAAATATAGCACAGATGAAAAATGTATTGAATATCAGATTTCATCAAACAGTGATGATGTCTTCTTTAGTATCACCGACCATGGAATTGGAATTCCAAAAAGAGATCAAAAAAATATCTTCAATAAATTCTACCGCGTTGAAGATTCTGATTCTAAGAGTACCAAAGTTAAAGGACATGGATTAGGACTCAGCATCGTTAAAAATATGGTAGAAATGAATGGTGGAAATATTATAATTAAAAGTAGCCCGGGGAAGGGTACAACATTTATTGTAAGATTTCCTAAATTGATGAGAGAAGAGGTTTCGGCTGAACAGGTACAATCAACTGCTACGGACTC